In Nyctibius grandis isolate bNycGra1 chromosome 6, bNycGra1.pri, whole genome shotgun sequence, a single genomic region encodes these proteins:
- the TACR3 gene encoding neuromedin-K receptor: protein MNSVLTANWNVSMSSRWNMSLAAVGDPWGQALGQPAGNASPPVASSAANFSNQFVQPSWRIALWSLAYGGVVAVAVFGNLIVIWIILAHKRMRTVTNYFLVNLAFSDASMAAFNTLINFIYALHSEWYFGEAYCRFHNFFPITAVFASIYSMTAIAVDRYMAIIDPLKPRLSATVTKVVIGSIWILAFLLAFPQCLYSITKVMPGRTLCYVAWPGGPKQHFTYHVIVIVLVYCFPLLVMGITYSIVGITLWGGEIPGDTSDKYQEQLKAKRKVVKMMIVVVLTFAFCWLPYHIYFIVTGIYQQLNRWKYIQQIYLASFWLAMSSTMYNPIIYCCLNKRFRAGFKRAFRWCPFIELSSYDELELKAARFHPTRQSSLYTVSRMESSMTVVFDTNDGDNTHASRKKRAASRDTSVNGCSRRNSKTVSTATSLISSLHTSVDNYS, encoded by the exons ATGAATTCTGTCCTCACAGCCAACTGGAACGTGAGCATGAGCAGCAGGTGGAACATGAGCCTCGCTGCAGTGGGTGATCCCTGGGGACAGGCACTGGGACAGCCAGCTGGAAATGCTTCTCCCCCTGTAGCATCCTCAGCAGCCAACTTCTCCAACCAGTTTGTGCAGCCCTCTTGGCGCATCGCCCTGTGGTCTCTGGCTTATGGTGGTGTGGTGGCAGTGGCCGTTTTTGGAAATCTCATTGTCATCTGGATTATCCTGGCTCACAAGCGCATGAGGACAGTGACCAATTACTTCCTGGTGAACCTAGCCTTCTCCGATGCCTCCATGGCTGCTTTCAATACTCTCATCAACTTCATCTACGCGCTGCACAGCGAGTGGTACTTTGGAGAAGCTTACTGCCGCTTCCACAACTTCTTCCCAATCACAGCTGTCTTCGCCAGCATCTACTCCATGACAGCAATAGCTGTGGACAg ATACATGGCCATTATTGATCCCTTGAAACCTAGGCTCTCTGCAACCGTTACCAAGGTGGTCATTGGGAGCATATGGATTTTGGCTTTCCTGTTGGCCTTTCCCCAGTGCCTATACTCCATAACCAAGGTGATGCCTGGGAGAACTCTTTGCTATGTAGCGTGGCCAGGTGGTCCAAAACAGCATTTTAC GTATCATGTCATTGTGATTGTGCTGGTCTACTGCTTTCCACTGCTTGTCATGGGCATCACTTATTCCATAGTGGGAATTACCCTCTGGGGAGGAGAAATACCAGGCGACACATCTGACAAATATCAGGAACAGCTCAAAGCCAAGAGAAAG GTGGTAAAAATGATGATTGTGGTTGTGCTGACATTTGCCTTCTGCTGGCTTCCCTACCACATTTACTTCATAGTTACTGGGATCTATCAACAATTAAATCGGTGGAAATACATTCAGCAAATCTATTTGGCCAGCTTTTGGCTTGCCATGAGCTCTACAATGTACAATCCCATTATCTACTGCTGTCTTAATAAGAG GTTCCGAGCTGGCTTCAAGCGAGCTTTCCGTTGGTGCCCCTTCATTGAGTTGTCCAGCTATGATGAGCTAGAGCTCAAGGCAGCCAGGTTTCATCCCACCCGGCAAAGTAGCCTGTACACTGTGTCCAGAATGGAGTCCAGCATGACAGTGGTGTTCGACACTAATGATGGAGACAACACCCACGCCAGCCGTAAGAAAAGAGCAGCTTCGAGGGACACAAGTGTCAATGGCTGCTCCCGCAGGAATTCCAAGACCGTCTCCACAGCCACAAGTCTCATCAGTTCACTGCACACATCAGTAGATAATTATTCCTAA